The proteins below are encoded in one region of Sulfolobus islandicus Y.N.15.51:
- the mre11 gene encoding DNA double-strand break repair protein Mre11: MMVQILHISDTHLGKRQHSLAEREKDIYDVFSQLIDIAIKERVDAVIHSGDLFDVSNPTTNALVIAVKILKKLKDANIPFLSIPGDHDTPKRKGYIIPHNILTELDLIKILNYDKPYIIKDIEIYGIPHIPTVSKNVLVSTLSSLKPKSSRSILLLHQGVKQILPYDGSWQMELGSLPKGFGYYALGHLHTRWRLIQDDGSIIAIAGSPDIMREEEIEGYEKFGKGAYLIDFSKDLPTLTTINTTVRPQKVVTINTKNLKNDISKIKSDLLKNNKGENNKPILHIIVEGERMRKDLLYRELLPLNDIALYYRIYKDETIQSVDNLTYTLPQDRGLDKIIIEYLTKYEKFNEDEANLILQMIKNVDSEDIVNEILKRLTGVNL; encoded by the coding sequence ATGATGGTACAAATTCTACATATTTCTGATACTCATTTAGGAAAAAGACAGCACTCCCTAGCAGAAAGGGAAAAGGATATTTACGATGTTTTCTCACAACTAATTGACATTGCTATTAAAGAACGTGTTGACGCAGTAATACATTCTGGAGACCTTTTCGATGTTTCGAATCCTACTACAAATGCATTAGTAATAGCTGTTAAAATCCTAAAAAAGTTAAAAGATGCGAATATACCATTTCTCTCAATACCAGGGGACCACGACACTCCAAAGAGGAAAGGTTACATCATTCCTCATAATATTCTAACTGAATTGGATTTAATCAAAATTTTGAATTATGATAAGCCATATATTATAAAAGACATAGAAATATACGGAATCCCCCATATTCCCACAGTTTCAAAAAACGTATTGGTTAGCACGTTATCCTCTTTAAAACCAAAGTCAAGTAGGAGTATCCTATTACTACATCAAGGTGTAAAACAGATATTGCCGTATGATGGTTCGTGGCAAATGGAATTAGGAAGTTTACCTAAAGGTTTTGGGTATTATGCTTTAGGACATTTGCATACTAGGTGGAGACTTATTCAAGATGACGGTTCAATAATCGCTATAGCTGGTTCTCCAGATATTATGAGAGAAGAGGAAATAGAAGGGTATGAAAAATTTGGAAAAGGAGCATACCTAATAGACTTTTCAAAGGACTTACCTACACTTACCACGATAAATACTACAGTAAGGCCACAAAAAGTTGTAACCATAAATACAAAAAATCTGAAGAATGACATATCGAAAATAAAAAGTGATTTATTAAAAAATAATAAAGGTGAAAACAATAAGCCAATATTACACATTATCGTAGAAGGTGAAAGAATGAGAAAGGATCTACTTTACAGAGAGTTACTTCCTTTAAATGATATTGCACTTTATTATAGAATATATAAAGATGAAACTATTCAAAGTGTAGACAACTTAACATATACCTTGCCGCAAGATAGGGGATTAGATAAGATAATAATCGAATACCTTACTAAATACGAGAAGTTCAACGAGGACGAGGCTAATTTAATTTTACAAATGATAAAGAACGTTGATTCTGAAGATATAGTAAATGAGATATTAAAAAGACTAACAGGTGTTAACTTATGA
- the herA gene encoding DNA double-strand break repair helicase HerA produces the protein MIIGYVIGQATTQEALILAERPVRLGTYVVLEYDNVKALGLITNVTRGSPMLDDNMNDIEIVQRLKQFNNSIPVYTKAKVKMLCDMNNHFLMPDIPPFAGTPAREAEDEELKSIYSQDGQIRIGSLIGKNVEVKLNINSFARHLAILAATGSGKSNTVAVLSQRISELGGSVLIFDYHGEYYDSDIKNLNRIEPKLNPLYMTPREFSTLLEIRENAIIQYRILRRAFIKVTNEIRKKLKEGQIPFSTLNSQFYELMRDELETQGNSDKKSSAKDEVLNKFEEFMDRYSNVIDLTSSDIIEKVKRGKVNVVSLTQLDEDSMDAVVSHYLRRILDSRKDFKRSKNSGLKFPIIAVIEEAHVFLSKNENTLTKYWASRIAREGRKFGVGLTIVSQRPKGLDENILSQMTNKIILKIIEPTDKKYILESSDNLSEDLAEQLSSLDVGEAIIIGKIVKLPAVVKIDIFEGKLLGSDPDMIGEWKRAEENERIAKGFADFGTEIGD, from the coding sequence ATGATAATTGGTTATGTAATTGGTCAAGCTACAACACAAGAGGCTTTGATACTAGCTGAAAGGCCAGTTAGATTAGGAACTTATGTTGTTCTAGAATATGATAACGTTAAGGCCCTTGGACTAATAACAAACGTGACTAGAGGTAGCCCTATGCTAGATGATAATATGAATGATATAGAAATCGTTCAAAGATTAAAACAATTCAACAATAGCATACCCGTTTATACAAAGGCTAAAGTAAAAATGTTATGTGATATGAATAATCACTTTTTAATGCCCGATATACCCCCGTTCGCTGGAACCCCAGCTAGAGAGGCTGAAGATGAGGAGTTAAAAAGTATTTATTCGCAAGATGGCCAAATTAGAATAGGAAGCTTAATAGGTAAAAACGTGGAGGTTAAATTAAATATAAATTCCTTTGCAAGACATTTAGCTATTTTAGCAGCTACTGGTTCTGGGAAGTCAAATACAGTAGCAGTTCTTTCTCAAAGAATTTCTGAACTTGGGGGATCTGTTCTTATCTTTGATTATCATGGAGAGTACTATGATAGCGATATAAAGAATCTAAATCGTATTGAACCTAAACTTAACCCTCTTTATATGACCCCAAGGGAATTTTCTACGTTACTAGAAATAAGAGAGAATGCAATTATACAGTACAGAATTTTAAGAAGAGCTTTCATAAAGGTAACAAATGAGATAAGAAAAAAGCTAAAAGAAGGACAAATACCATTTTCTACTCTAAATAGCCAATTTTATGAACTAATGAGAGACGAATTGGAAACTCAAGGAAATAGTGATAAAAAGAGTAGTGCAAAGGATGAGGTACTGAATAAGTTCGAAGAATTCATGGATAGGTATTCAAACGTCATTGATCTTACATCTTCAGATATAATTGAAAAAGTAAAGAGAGGTAAGGTAAACGTTGTAAGCCTAACACAATTAGATGAAGACTCAATGGATGCAGTAGTCTCACATTATTTAAGAAGAATCCTTGATTCTAGGAAAGATTTTAAAAGAAGCAAAAATAGTGGCCTTAAATTCCCAATAATAGCCGTAATAGAAGAAGCTCACGTTTTCTTGTCTAAAAACGAGAATACATTAACCAAGTACTGGGCGTCCAGGATAGCAAGAGAGGGCAGAAAATTCGGAGTTGGATTAACAATAGTAAGTCAAAGGCCTAAAGGCCTAGATGAAAATATATTAAGTCAAATGACAAACAAGATCATTTTAAAGATAATTGAACCTACTGATAAAAAATACATCTTAGAGTCAAGTGATAATCTAAGCGAAGATTTAGCTGAACAACTGTCCTCCTTGGACGTTGGTGAGGCTATAATTATAGGTAAAATAGTAAAATTACCTGCAGTTGTGAAGATAGATATATTTGAAGGAAAATTGCTTGGATCAGACCCCGACATGATAGGGGAATGGAAGAGAGCAGAAGAAAATGAAAGAATAGCTAAAGGCTTTGCCGACTTTGGAACGGAAATTGGTGATTGA
- a CDS encoding bifunctional ADP-dependent NAD(P)H-hydrate dehydratase/NAD(P)H-hydrate epimerase: MISVKEMRALEINSSALGVSTLILMENAGRSVKDEIVKRFNVKDKVAYVYVGHGGKGGDGLVAARHLADEGAKVTVILLGENKHEDAILNLNVIEEMDYSITLVEIKDMDELKPISADILIDAMLGTGFSGKPREPFRSAIKAFNNSKGFKVSIDVPSGINADTGEAYEDEYVKPDLVVTFHDIKPGLLKYNFNTVVTKIGIPVEAQIYVGPGDLIVNVRSRPYYSKKGDSGRVLVIGGSYTFSGAPTLAAMGALRAGADLVYVASPEDTARIIAGYSPDLITIKLRGKNFSPDNFEELKSWIDRADVVVIGPGMGLAEETIEASKLIVNYVKEKNKLAVIDADALKAISGFDLYENAVITPHAGEFKIFFGEEPNKNIRDRISQVIRYAKKCKCTVLLKGYVDIISDGKRFKLNKSGNPGMTVGGSGDTLTGIIATLMAQKIEPFIAAYLGVFINSLAGTLAYNRLGAHLTPTDIINEIPNVINNPLDSFKRKLYKRVLS, encoded by the coding sequence ATGATTTCGGTAAAAGAAATGAGGGCTTTGGAAATAAATAGTTCTGCTTTAGGCGTGTCTACATTAATACTCATGGAGAATGCAGGTAGATCCGTTAAAGACGAAATAGTAAAGAGATTTAACGTAAAGGATAAGGTAGCATATGTTTATGTAGGACATGGTGGAAAAGGTGGTGACGGGTTGGTTGCGGCGAGACATTTAGCCGATGAAGGTGCTAAGGTAACCGTAATTTTATTGGGAGAAAATAAACACGAGGATGCAATCCTTAATCTTAATGTCATAGAAGAGATGGACTATTCAATAACGTTAGTTGAGATAAAGGATATGGATGAACTAAAGCCAATCTCTGCTGATATTTTAATCGATGCCATGTTAGGTACGGGATTCTCTGGAAAGCCAAGAGAACCGTTTAGAAGTGCGATAAAAGCGTTCAACAATAGTAAAGGGTTCAAGGTTTCTATAGACGTTCCTTCCGGGATAAATGCTGATACTGGTGAAGCATATGAAGACGAATATGTTAAACCGGATCTGGTTGTCACGTTTCACGATATCAAACCTGGCTTATTAAAGTATAATTTCAATACTGTGGTCACGAAAATAGGTATTCCAGTAGAAGCCCAAATATATGTTGGGCCAGGGGATTTGATAGTTAACGTGCGTAGTAGACCTTATTACTCTAAGAAGGGTGATAGTGGAAGAGTACTAGTAATTGGAGGAAGTTACACTTTTAGTGGTGCTCCAACTCTAGCCGCTATGGGTGCTTTGAGAGCTGGAGCTGATCTAGTTTATGTAGCATCACCAGAGGATACGGCTAGAATTATAGCAGGATACTCTCCAGACTTAATTACAATAAAATTAAGGGGAAAGAACTTTTCTCCAGACAATTTTGAAGAATTGAAATCATGGATAGATAGAGCAGACGTAGTGGTTATAGGTCCGGGAATGGGTCTAGCTGAGGAGACTATTGAGGCTTCTAAACTAATTGTGAATTATGTTAAAGAGAAGAATAAGCTAGCTGTTATTGATGCTGATGCACTTAAGGCAATAAGTGGGTTCGATTTGTATGAAAATGCTGTAATAACACCTCATGCAGGAGAATTCAAGATATTCTTTGGAGAAGAACCGAATAAGAACATAAGAGATAGAATAAGCCAAGTAATTAGATATGCTAAGAAATGTAAATGTACGGTTCTACTTAAGGGGTATGTTGATATAATAAGTGATGGTAAAAGGTTTAAATTAAATAAATCTGGTAACCCAGGTATGACCGTGGGAGGGAGTGGGGATACGTTGACTGGTATAATAGCAACATTAATGGCTCAAAAAATCGAACCATTTATAGCCGCATATTTAGGGGTTTTCATAAATAGCCTAGCTGGAACTTTAGCATATAATAGGCTCGGAGCTCATTTGACACCTACTGATATAATAAATGAAATTCCAAATGTGATAAATAATCCCTTGGATTCTTTCAAAAGAAAATTGTATAAAAGAGTTTTAAGTTGA
- a CDS encoding peroxiredoxin, translating to MNVGEEAPDFEAESTLGKIKLSDFRGKKVILYFYPKSFTSGCTRELQRFTELYDEFKKLNAEVIGVSVDKIDTQKKFAEKYGAKFPIVADAQKTISKLYSVLNERGTSAQRVTFIIDENGKIVDILKNLKKAEEHADKSLEIIKEQNST from the coding sequence ATGAACGTAGGAGAAGAAGCACCAGATTTCGAGGCTGAATCCACTCTCGGAAAAATTAAGTTATCAGATTTTAGAGGGAAAAAAGTAATATTATACTTCTACCCAAAATCCTTTACTAGTGGTTGTACAAGGGAACTACAAAGATTTACTGAACTCTATGACGAATTCAAAAAATTGAATGCTGAGGTAATAGGTGTTAGTGTAGATAAAATTGATACCCAGAAAAAATTCGCAGAGAAATATGGAGCTAAATTCCCAATAGTTGCCGACGCCCAGAAAACAATATCGAAACTTTATAGTGTGTTAAACGAAAGGGGGACTAGTGCCCAAAGAGTGACTTTCATAATAGACGAAAATGGCAAAATAGTAGATATCTTGAAAAATCTGAAGAAGGCAGAGGAACACGCTGACAAATCATTAGAGATAATAAAGGAACAAAACTCAACTTAA
- the ppcA gene encoding phosphoenolpyruvate carboxylase, with amino-acid sequence MRIIPRTMSTQHPDNAKVPEWAKSEVIEGEDEVKEAFLAYSMYGVHEVMWDAEGKDVDTHVVRKLLSNYPDYFREHILGKDVFLTYRLPNPKVEGADRKVFAETMESIPITYDLAEKFYGNGITVPVFEVILPMTTSNLEIISVARYYEKAVANEDELELYDGVKVKDLVGEIYPKVIEVIPLVEDRDSLQNIDNIVEGYYKVIKPKYMRVFLARSDPAMNYGMITAVLSVKIALSELYKLSESLNFEIYPIIGVGSLPFRGHLSPENYEKVLEEYKGVYTYTIQSAFKYDYDYDKVKSAISSINNSRIGPAKILEKYEEDVLRKITILYTERYQPIIENLANAINDVSVLLPRRRARKLHIGLFGYSRSAGKVSLPRAISFVGSLYSIGIPPELIGISSLSNLDEKEWDIFKQNYVNFKHDLQTAARFFNWESFELIKDIWKISEDTIAKIKEDIDYAESVIGIKLGGIDYDSRKHILMSSLFLLSFKEKILQESKKYLYEMALIRRSLG; translated from the coding sequence ATGAGAATCATACCACGTACTATGTCAACACAACATCCCGATAATGCGAAAGTACCAGAGTGGGCAAAAAGCGAAGTTATCGAAGGAGAAGATGAAGTTAAAGAAGCCTTCCTAGCTTATAGTATGTATGGAGTTCATGAGGTAATGTGGGATGCTGAGGGAAAAGACGTAGATACCCATGTGGTAAGAAAGTTATTGTCAAATTATCCAGACTACTTTAGAGAACATATTTTAGGTAAAGATGTATTTTTAACTTATAGGTTACCTAACCCAAAGGTGGAAGGTGCTGATAGAAAAGTATTTGCCGAAACCATGGAGAGCATTCCAATAACTTATGATTTGGCAGAGAAATTTTACGGTAATGGGATTACGGTACCAGTTTTTGAAGTAATTTTACCAATGACAACTAGTAATTTGGAGATAATAAGTGTGGCTAGGTATTACGAAAAAGCAGTTGCAAATGAAGATGAACTAGAACTTTACGATGGTGTAAAAGTAAAGGATTTAGTTGGAGAAATATATCCTAAAGTAATAGAAGTTATACCACTAGTCGAAGATAGGGACTCTCTTCAAAATATTGACAATATAGTGGAGGGATATTATAAGGTAATTAAACCTAAGTATATGAGAGTCTTTTTAGCCAGGTCGGATCCAGCAATGAATTATGGAATGATAACAGCTGTTCTGTCAGTAAAGATTGCCTTAAGTGAGTTATACAAACTTTCAGAATCGTTAAACTTTGAAATATATCCAATAATTGGTGTTGGTTCACTTCCATTTAGAGGCCATTTATCTCCTGAAAACTATGAAAAAGTATTGGAAGAGTATAAGGGAGTTTATACATATACGATTCAATCAGCGTTTAAGTATGACTATGATTACGACAAAGTAAAAAGTGCTATTTCTTCAATAAATAACTCACGGATTGGCCCAGCTAAAATATTGGAAAAGTATGAGGAAGATGTTCTAAGAAAGATAACGATCTTATATACTGAACGTTACCAGCCAATTATAGAAAATCTTGCAAACGCTATAAATGACGTCTCCGTGTTACTTCCTAGAAGAAGAGCCAGAAAACTTCATATTGGCCTTTTTGGATATTCTAGAAGCGCAGGCAAGGTTAGCTTACCTAGGGCAATTTCTTTCGTGGGTTCACTATATTCAATAGGAATACCACCAGAACTAATAGGAATTTCGTCTTTAAGCAATTTAGATGAGAAAGAGTGGGATATATTCAAACAGAATTACGTTAATTTTAAACATGATCTACAAACTGCTGCGAGATTCTTTAATTGGGAGTCGTTCGAATTAATTAAGGATATATGGAAAATTAGTGAGGATACTATAGCAAAGATCAAGGAAGATATCGATTACGCTGAGAGCGTGATAGGCATAAAATTAGGAGGCATAGATTACGATAGTAGAAAACATATCCTAATGTCTTCGCTATTTTTACTATCATTTAAAGAGAAAATCCTTCAAGAATCTAAGAAGTATTTATATGAGATGGCATTAATTAGAAGATCCTTGGGATGA